CTGTGGCAACAATAAGATGAGAATAACCCTTCCTTTagctagcaccttccatccacaGCTCTTCACAAACGCTAATGAACGGAGGCTCACAACAGCCTTTTGAGGAGAGAAAAATCAAACAGCATCTCTCAGGCCATGCTCTTTTGATCTCTGCAAGCAGCAGCTCTCAAATGGCAAGAAAATCTTTGCAGCTCAGTAGAGAGGAGCAGATACTCAGACCAGAGGTGACAGATGCATCGATCACTCTAATTGAAGAGGCTCAATAGGATTCTGTCTAGCCGTAAAGGGACACCTTTTCAAAGAGACCTGAGCTGCAGCTTTTCCTTCACAATTATTTGTCTGGAATTGGGTGTTCCAGTCTGGGGCCATCTCTGGGTTGAAATCCCCGAATCCTTACTCCTGCAAAACTCACACTGAGCAGTGTCATGGGACTGGATCTCTCATGGACATCCAGGGGAGTGGCACATGCTCAACACCTCTCAAGATGTGGTGTATCAGGAGTTGAGCCGGAGCGAGAACAGGGTAAACACAAAGTACAGTGCGAGTGAGGGCTCCTCGGAACCGCTGATGTCTCAGACCAGTTGCCTGAACACTGACCTGCAGGGACTGCTGGTAGGGATGAAAGGGATGAAATTAATCCTTGACCTAGAGATAGGCAAGGGCCCAGCTGACACTCCGGCACAAATCTGCACAGCTCTGGGATGGGTGCAGTTTCTGCTATCCCACCCTTTTAGGATAGCCCATTATCCTCCAATTGGTCCTAGACAAAACAAACAGCTGGTTCTCAGTCTGTAATCCTCAGGGAACCATTGCTTAAGCATAGTCTGTAGAATACAAACCATTTACATCATATCTGCCTGGTTGCTTTTGTTTTCCTCTATGGTAACAAAGACATTTACAGCAAAAGGCCTGAGATTTCTTCGCCTCCTCTAAAGTGCCATGAGCACAGGAAATATATTTAAGGCTCCACCCTGCAATGGCAGCTAGCTTCCCGTTTGGGGACAGAAGTAGGCTGGGTAAGCAGAAGGTCAGAGCAGTTCAATGGTGCAATAGGAGAACCCCATGACTCTAGCTGCCCTGGGAATCCACAGGCTGGCAGGGAGTGTGAGACATAAACTGATGTTTTCTGGAGTCACAACTGATTATAAAACGCTCAACCCAATCATATGGATTGaaaacacaatgggccagatccttacctTTTGTAAAGGGCTGAAACTCCAcggagtcaatggagctgtgcccatttacaccaacAGTGCATCTGGCCTAACGTCTTGAACCAACAACATGTATCTACGCTGTTCCCACAGAAATACAGATATGATAGGCATCAGCTAGATTCCATGCATGTGGCACAGGAAATAAACACTGGCTTCATTCTGCATTATCTACAGATGCATTGTAAAGAGCCAGCTAGCTCATTATTGGGTATCATTACCATAGTCCAACATCCAGCTAGCGGAGGGATCCATAATCATTAAAACAGGTGCCAGAAGTGGGTGGCAGCAACTTGGGAGCAGGCTGAGAAGGGAAAAGCTGGACAGCAGTTAGCTTAGGAGATGGGGCTTTGGAGGGCCGGAGAGCTGAGAGTTGCAACAGGAAGATATGGTGCTGCAGCCCCCAGGCAGAAGGCCAATGCGAAGGGGTCACACTGACTCCTGGATACCCTTATACCCATGTGCTGGACTGCCCCTCTGGGCTAAACTGAGAACTGGGATTTATCTTGTAACCGTTAAAACAAGCATGCCCAGGGCGCAGCTGTTATTTCTGGCAGTCCTAGGAAAAGAATCAATCTTCAGTTATATAAAGTGTGCAAAGGTTTTGGGGAACCCACTGAGAGTTAGAGCCTGAAGCCCTTGTGCTTGGAGTGCCTACACACCTTGCCTCTGAGCTTGTGGTACGCCCAGCACACGACTAACACTCAGGGTACAGTGGTACTCACAGCAATAGCCTGCTGGGGTCTCAGTTGAGGCCTTGGTCCTTTTCCTGAGATGGACAGGAGAGGGCAGCATATTGAATCACCAAGGCTGTGCAATTGGGCCCCATGGAACTCCCTCCCTCTGAAGGTACAGACATTTCGGTCAAGCCAGATACCTCCCCAGTTCTATCCCCTTTGGAGATTACATCTGTCACTGGCTTTTTTGCCTTGGGAAGCTACTTATGGGGCCAAAATGACATTGAATCTCATCTCACAATCTTCCTAGCATCCAGGAGCAGTTACTGTGCAAAGACAAGAGCTCCCATTACAATGGCCCCAGGAATGGCCCCCTGAGGCATTGCTCTAATAGTCTGGAGATCTGCGTTTTAGCCCTTGTTCTGGTAgaaactcactgtgtgaccttggacaagtctctctgtgccccacTGTGACAGGGGGCTCTACTCACTTCCTGGCAGTTCTGGGGGATTAGCTCGGTCAGGCCGACACCCCTTCCAGCAGTTATACCCTGTCAATTTCTCCTCTGCAGCCCATCTCTCACTCCAGAACCGCAGCATCCTCTTTGTCACTCAGCCCTCTGACCAGGTCACTATTGTAGTTACTCCTTGGGGCGTGTATGTGGGGTGAATGTATCAAGGTTCCTGCTCTTCAGTAGCCTCAGGCAGTCTTCCAGTTCACTGCTTCACAGTGCCACTCCCGCAGTGActggtaggagaacccaggcccaccctctactccgggttccagctcagggaccctctacacAGCAGCCAGGGTCCGTTTCCtgcaccttgctgcctttccctgagctgcTTCCAAACCATCTggccctccccactcctctgggTTTTCCAGTCTCTTCCCTCCATCCTCCCGAGGAGTAACTTTAGGCAATTCATCTCTGCAGtatgccccctccccaaacactcctcccttttcccaggAGGTGATTGCAAACTTCTCCCTGCTGCCCTTTCTGCTTCCAATTTCCTGTCCTTAGTATAAATCCCACCTGTCCCTCTCAGGTGAGCTTCTCTCTAAGTAGCTACCTCCAGCCTAAAGTTTACCCATGtgcagcctaattagctgattggcCCCCCTGGTCCAACTCAGGTcttgcagggccagtgtggggagcaCACCCCACCACGCTCATACTGCcaccaaccccaaacattcaaaaagcacgagattggcttaaaatcctGCGATTTCAAAACCCAgtacatttggggttctttttatttggctTCTGGTGTTTGCACTTTTAAGGGTCACATTTtccaacttttctctgcaaccacgagggctagacatttacttttaaaaaagctgAGATGCTCATGCAATGCAGTGGCAACACTCCATTGAATTTCCTTATTGTTATGAGGTTTGACTCACgaatatttataaagtgcttttgagatcctcagatggaaggcacagggtgaaattcacccctttgcGAAGGACTTAAGTGGAGTATACCCCTTGTACTGGCAGTCTGCCTCAGGTGAATTTCACTGTGGAGAGAACGAAGTATCATTAACCATCATGTCACAGGATGACTGGCCCTTTAAAGGGAGATGGGTCCAGCCCTACCTATGACTCACTTAGTTTGCCTTCCCAGGTGGAGAAAATGAACAATGTCACAGGACAGGCATGCCATATGGATAAATCAGGCCTTCTGGGGGTAGATAAAACAGAAGCCTGTGGAGTGcaaaggggagagaagaaaagctTTTAGGTAGGAAGCTCTGGGAGTCCTTGCTTGATAGAGAAGGGAGAGACTcaaaggaggtggaggaggaagctgcatgaGCCGCTCCGCACACAGACTCTCCATAGCTCTCAGGCAGAGGGCCTCAGGGGCAGAGGGGCTGCCAGGgcaggccaaatttcagtgagtgctGTCACAACCCCACCTTTTGAGCATTCCACCCTTTGTTAATAAACCCAGCCCCCAAGATGCATTAAAGCCTATGTTACTTGACACATTAAAGCCTATGTTACTTGACACATTAAAGCCTATGTTGAAGTTATTAGGGAGCCCAagaagaggaaacagaggcagcGGCTAGCCAAAAGCCAGTCCAGATAGGTGGTGCTGTGACGTATCACTATTTTGATCATGAAAAATGTAAATGCAAGACAACCCAAACACTTGAATCACAAATTCCAATACTAAATCCTGTTCACATTCCTAGGAAATGCCCCTATACTGAGCAGGTCTGATTCCTACCAGCAGAGGGTAGCAGtgcacatacatacatattttaTCCTCTAAACTAACCaccaaaaaaatctcattttctgaAAAGAAACACTCCCAGATTTTTGCCTATTATCTGGAAAGACAATTGTTGAGGCATGTCTTTCAAAGGAAGCCACACAATGCATAAACTCACTTTGTTTGACCTCCCAACTACCCTCCACGGCTGAGACAAAAATAAACCACATAAGCAAATAGGCCTTTTATAGGCCAACTTTTCAAACGTGGTCTCATTCTTGCAGGTGCAGTTTTGTACCCATGATTATTTGCACTAACAGTTCAGGATGCTTAGATGTCTACAGGTATGTCCCTGATTTACAGGAGCAATTGGGGTTTTAAACATCTGAGTGACCTAAATTGCAAAATCGAGCGCTGGTGAAGACCTGGATGAAATTACGGCCTTTCTGCACACTTACCCATTGTGCACATGCCTGAGTGTTTTATGCAGGCCCTAACAGATGCTCACATACCCACTGCACcgtcctttgaaaatttggccctttaatttttaattcttcAGTAGGATGAGACGTAAAGCAACTAACTCCAGCTCTTCTGAAAATAGAGACCtcaatattttattaatagtGATATGCAATGCAAGGATATTTCTCTTCCTCATTTGGAGACTTTTCCTGATTACACAAGAGCACTCATTTCACTCTCAGCTCTCTCCTCGCTACAACGACTGCTCTTGGTTTTGAACTAAAGGAGCGCTCAGGAGTTAGAGAGATGTTGTTCCTGCAGCTTTTCTCTGCCTTGATTTTCTTCAGCCAAGGCCAAGGAGTGGCTCCTTACTCACTGCAGAACTGTGTGGTCCATGGAAAGTGGAGCAAAACGATAAAGGTGCTGTGCTATCATCAGAACTTGTCACAAGTCCCAAGTGACCTTCCCTGGAATGTAAGCAGCTTAGATCTGTCTGAGAATCGGATTGCAAGCCTGAGGCAGAGTGACTTCAGCAAACTGAGTCTGTTGCAAGTCTTGAATGTTTCTCAGAACCAAATTCATCTAATTGAAGAAGGCActtttactcacacaagtagcctAAAGATCTTGAACTTCACTTCAAACCAGCTGAGAGTTCTTTCCAGCTCTATGTTTGATGGGCTGGGGAACCTTAGAGTCTTGCTACTTAGGAAAAATAATATTGACAGGATTGAGCCATCTGCCTTTGCCCACCTGATGAAGTTAAAGGTAACTGATTTATCATCAAACAAGTTACATTCTCTGAATGCTTTGGATGTTGTGTTTAAGGTAAAATCTTTGGAAGAGCTGCACATAAGAGAGAACAATATAACACATTTCACGACCAAAGATAATGTGCCCATGTGGCTTCGTGAACTGGATGCATCCCATAACCCAATCTCTTTCATTGATGTTGCAACTGATGCTTTGTATAGACTTCTTTCACTGGATTTATCTTTCTCTGGCACCCATAACCACATTACATGGATTATACAAGACCCTTGTTTCCTGAAAGGGTTAAAGAGATTATATTTAGGAGGGATATTTATGACACCACTAGACATATTGGCTGTGATCCAAAAACTGAATTGCTCTTTGCTAGAGGAGATCCACCTAAATGAGTTGAACTTGACTGATTCTGACAATCTCATAGAAAAGGTATGCCTTTGGCACCGCAATGTCAAGACTCTTAACTTACAAGGCAATAAATTCGAAAGCATTAAAGGAATTGTCTTTGAAAACTGCACTCATCTATGGCATTTGGATCTGGCACACAACAGGTTAAAAGTGGTGCCGTGGATATCTTTTCAGCCCCTGAATTCTTTACAGAGTCTTTCCTTGGCAAACAATGAGTTCACTGCAGTACCAAATGCAACTTCGAATATAATGTCTCTGAAAAGTCTGGATCTCAGCTTTAACCAAATTAGGAAAATTGTCCCAAATGACTTTGCCAATCTAAAGAACCTGGAGCACCTCACTCTAACTGGAAACAGAATCACTAAGATCAACTCAGATTTGTTTCCGGATCTACACAATTTGTTGGAATTAAATTTGGGAACGAACCTCCTTTTGGAAATCTCACGACCTTTTTCAGATAGTTTAGGGAAGCTGGAAAAAATGGAACTAGCAGGAAATAAGATGAGCTCCATCAAGAAAGAAACTTTTAGGAATCTGACTTCTCTGCAGTTTCTCAGCCTGCTGGACAACCAAATTAGCACAATAGAACCCGGAGCCTTTGAAGGTCTGAGCCACCTGCAGACACTGCTTCTTGGCACTAATAAGATCACCAAGGAAACTTTGCAGAAAGGCATCTTCCAGGGAGTAAACTCATTGGTTGACCTTCAGCTTTTTGAAAATTACATCTCCTATGAGACATCTGGAGAACTTGACAACCCTCCCTTCATTCTCCTGAAGTCCTTAAAATACCTCTCTCTGAACAGCCAACGTCAGAGAGGGCTTCTGAATTTCCCATCTAACTTCTTGCAGGGGTTGGAATCAATAGTGAGAATCCATGCAGGCAACTTGGCCATCACTGATTTGGATCCAGCCACCTTTAGTTACACCCCTACGCTCCAAGAACTGGATTTGAGCTGCAATCCTATCAATCCCAttagcccagctctgctccagcctgtACCGAAGCTGACAGAGCTACATCTCAATAAAATAGGGCTGCAGTCTCTTGATTTTGTTCTCCACATAAACTTTTCTAAGCTGTCCATACTCAGAGTGTCTGGAAACAAACTAAATGTAATTGAACTTAAACACATAAGGGTTTTACCTTACCTTACCTTTTTGGATCTTAGACAAAATCCTTACACTTGTTCTTGCGATAACCAAATGTTCCTCAGTTGGTCTCTTCATGACTTAAAAACTCAAGTGCTCTATTTCTACCAGTACACCTGTGCTTTCCCACTTGCCAGTAAGGGAAGGAAACTGTGGGCCttccacacctcctcctgcacagTCAACCATGAGTTTATCCTGTTTGTTACGAATACAACCACAATTATTTTGCTGATGATAGTATGCATCTGTTTTCGCTGGAGGTGGCAAGGGATTTATGCTTACCACCTGCTACTTGCCTATATTCATGACAAGAGGTACAAAAGGATGAGGCAACATACAAAATACGACTATGACGCGTTTGTCTCCTACAACACGCATGACCGGGAGTGGGTGATCAATGAGCTCCTTCCCACACTGGAAGACAAATACCACTGGAGGCTATGTCTGCACCACCGTGACTTTGAACCAGGGAAGTGCATCCTGAAGAACATTGTGGAAAACATCTATGCCAGCAGGAAGACCATTTGTGTCATAACCCGCCACTACCTGGAAAGTGAGTGGTGCTCTAAGGAGATCCAGATAGCCAGTTTTC
Above is a window of Emys orbicularis isolate rEmyOrb1 chromosome 8, rEmyOrb1.hap1, whole genome shotgun sequence DNA encoding:
- the LOC135882046 gene encoding toll-like receptor 13 — protein: MLFLQLFSALIFFSQGQGVAPYSLQNCVVHGKWSKTIKVLCYHQNLSQVPSDLPWNVSSLDLSENRIASLRQSDFSKLSLLQVLNVSQNQIHLIEEGTFTHTSSLKILNFTSNQLRVLSSSMFDGLGNLRVLLLRKNNIDRIEPSAFAHLMKLKVTDLSSNKLHSLNALDVVFKVKSLEELHIRENNITHFTTKDNVPMWLRELDASHNPISFIDVATDALYRLLSLDLSFSGTHNHITWIIQDPCFLKGLKRLYLGGIFMTPLDILAVIQKLNCSLLEEIHLNELNLTDSDNLIEKVCLWHRNVKTLNLQGNKFESIKGIVFENCTHLWHLDLAHNRLKVVPWISFQPLNSLQSLSLANNEFTAVPNATSNIMSLKSLDLSFNQIRKIVPNDFANLKNLEHLTLTGNRITKINSDLFPDLHNLLELNLGTNLLLEISRPFSDSLGKLEKMELAGNKMSSIKKETFRNLTSLQFLSLLDNQISTIEPGAFEGLSHLQTLLLGTNKITKETLQKGIFQGVNSLVDLQLFENYISYETSGELDNPPFILLKSLKYLSLNSQRQRGLLNFPSNFLQGLESIVRIHAGNLAITDLDPATFSYTPTLQELDLSCNPINPISPALLQPVPKLTELHLNKIGLQSLDFVLHINFSKLSILRVSGNKLNVIELKHIRVLPYLTFLDLRQNPYTCSCDNQMFLSWSLHDLKTQVLYFYQYTCAFPLASKGRKLWAFHTSSCTVNHEFILFVTNTTTIILLMIVCICFRWRWQGIYAYHLLLAYIHDKRYKRMRQHTKYDYDAFVSYNTHDREWVINELLPTLEDKYHWRLCLHHRDFEPGKCILKNIVENIYASRKTICVITRHYLESEWCSKEIQIASFRLFDEHKDVLILIFLEHIPSGSLSSYHRMRKLVKKKTYLMWPQEEKEIPLFWHKLNMALKTSEGKEDEDPILSGIIPDEDQ